TTGCTGGATTGAATCTATGGAGAAGACgccttattattgttatttccgACATGATGCTTTGGGGTAGCCTAAGCGCACGTTTTCACTATTATACACATTATGTTCCGACACAAACAGTGACGCATTTTTTACGCGCTGTGTTCAAGGGAACACCTCGGACTGGATCTCCACCAGCCAATAGGAACAGAGGGGGATCATTTAAGAAATCATTGATATTGCCAATGCGTCAAACATGTACGTGTCAGCGGGACCCAGTGCGCGTATAAATACCGCGAGGCGACCCGGAGAGAGCTAGTCATTTTAGATAGCGAAAAGCCTGCGAGGAACTCCTCATTTCACTTcagctgatatttatttatttatctatttattctgATCCTTGCTTTGGGATGAACAGACTGCTTCTGAACTTTTTCTGGGCGGCAGCATTCAGCGCACTCCTTTCAGCGCCGGGGCTCCGGGCTTCTCCAGTGGTTGGACAGGAACCTATCCGCTGCGCCCCGTGCTCCCCGGAGCGGCTGGCTGAGTGTCCTGCGGTGGATGCCAGCTGTGAGGAGGTGCTTAAAGAGACGGGCTGCGGCTGCTGCCTCGCCTGCGCACTGAAGAGAGGCGACTCCTGCGGGATCTACACTGCGCCCTGCGGCTCGGGGCTCCGCTGCTTGCCCAAACCTGGAGAAGCCCGGCCCCTGCATGCGCTCACCCGAGGACACGGGGTGTGCACTGAGACCCCCGAGCCTGACCAGAACCAAAGCGACAACACGCCAGGTACCAGCGTTTAATAAGACTGCGCCGTAGCTCTGCGTCCTGAGAGTTCATTGCATCATCTCGCTGATTCAACCTTTGGCGAGATTTCATCAGCGTTAACAAGTCACTTggatatttttagatatataataaatatagcgAACTATAGAATcgactattgtaatgcaattaaagttttaaaaaagaatattcatatctatataatatctgctttattagttattaaatgtaaatctgtCGAGGTTCCTATAGCGCAATGCAAATTGACGCAAACGTCAATTATATttagcaacaacaacagcaacaacaaaaactttctttaaaaaaacaacacaaagtttTGTGGTATGTAAATTTATAAAGAAAGTAATAGGCTACAAAAGATGAGCCTTGTCACAATGTGTCGATTTACCGGTGAAAAAGAATCTCGGCGGAAAGCGCGTGAGAGACGTTCCGTTGTTATGGTTACGTCCTCTAGCGATTCTGTTCATTTAGCGCCCTTTTTTGGCGACAAGTGAAACTATGAGCTCTGACTGAGTTATCGGTCTTTAGCAGAAACgtttaaaaacaaagttaaaaccTGTATGTAGCATTCTGAAGAgacaattaaaaatggaaaattacgTTAACTAAAGTCTGTTCAAGGCTCCCGGAATCCCTCCAATAATTCtgtcctttccttttctttcagATCTCCCGGAGTCACACAACGGGCCGACAGCAGTGAACGAAGGCGGCTCAACGGTGTTCGTGCCCGGCCACGGCAAGCCCTTCGACCCGCGGGTCATCACTGCTAAAGAGAGCATGAAGGCCAAAGGCAACGCAATACGCAAGAAACTCGTAGAACTGGTGAGTCTAAAGCGCCTCGGTTTTATGGATATGCGTAAAGGCTTTTTAAAATGAGACTCTGGTACAACTTGCGGCCACTAGAGGGCAGTAGAAggtttcttgaattttttttcgtATATGCTTTATGGGGGGGATGCATAATTTGATGCATTTTCAAAGCAATTGCATTTAAGAGTGACTATATTTAGTCACTATATATATACCCCCCAAAATAAATGATCTTGaggttgtaaataataataacagtaacccgagattattaaataaaaataaaaaaactggcataattatattcaaataacaaataaaacaattattattgattatgtttataacaataatcattattattagtagttgtTGTAAAAGTAGTTTAGCAACAACCACCAATTATacttattattagtagtagtttttgttaaaaataatttcctaAACAATTGAaacaatttgtaaaatattattcaaataaatgttaatgtttttagaaatatttgaaaagtgtttcttaatatatatattttgtctttctAGGGTCCTTGTCATATTGAACTGCAGACAGCCCTCGAAAAGATCACTAAATCACAGCAGAAACTGGGAGACAAAATGACCAGGTTCTACCTTCCAAACTGTGACAAACACGGTCACTACAAAGTCAAACAGGTAAGAAGAAGAGTCTTGTGTGCAAGTATCTGTTACAGAAACCACCTAACATCTTGATTTCACATTGAGAGTTTGTGTGTCGGTATCTAAAGCTTAACGTGTGATATTCTTCAACACGATGATATATGTGTGATGGCCGAGTGTTAGAACCACACTCCACTGAGAACTAGGCTGTGCATGCAAGCTTGTGTTTCTAGAGAATGAAAtaacctctctctctgtctcgttcTCCCCGCAGTGTGAATCATCTCTGGATGGCCAGAGGGGGAAGTGTTGGTGTGTGTCATCCTGGAACGGGAAGAAGATTCCTGGATCAAGTGACCTGCCAGCAGATGCCGAGTGTCCCGAGGAACTCAACCACTgatctgtctcacacacacacacacatgctggggGATCTGAAGTGCTCAACCACtgatctgtctctctcacacacatacatatcataccactgatttttatcattatattttttaaaaatatcttagtatttatttattgttagtggTGGTATTTAATTCAGGTACACTGTTTTTGATTGGTAAACTCCCTAAactcaacaaaaaagaaaaagatctatttttctgtaaagaaaatgaatatgtattttacatGAAGTAcccatacttatttatttaaactgaatgtATTCATTTCGATATCTGGATAAGAATATTTATTCCTTATGCCTTATACATGTTTTTGTATGGTGTAAATCTGTATATTTGCTGTATATAGATGACTGTGTCTCGTCTTAAATTTCCTTCAGGCTTGCTTTGCTGGAAAGGACTGATATGGAAAAAAGCACTGCATGACCAAACCTCTTTGTCACTGTCCATACATTGccatatttttatactgtatatgtttttattattattatcatattttactaatgaattctgtttttgtttataaatattgaGATTAGATGGGCATAAAAGTGGGAATCTTTTTTCcccacaattctgtgttttttacaTGCAAGAGTATTGATTTTCACAGCTTTGAAACGGGTACCTGCCTGTTCCTACCTCtcttttaaattaagattttttattaatcaagtgtTTGTAAATTGCTTGTCTGTATGATCAAAGTGAGATTACAGTCTTACTGTATTTGTCGGTCATACTTGTGTTGTCTAATACTGTggtccatttattatttttttaagtgatgaGGAAAAGAGATCCAGACGTTGCTTCACTCCAAAGCAGTTGCTcatgtgtataatatatttttcatggttTGTAATTGTAAGTCATTGTGGGTAAAAAAAGAActatttaataaatcatatttacaagCACCTCAGTGTCAGCCGTTTAAACTCGCCCTCGGGTCAGACGAGAAGCTGCAGTGAACTATGAAGCAAGATTGAATCAAACTCAATTAGTAATGTCaggacaaaacaacaacacctgAACATAACGAGAAGCTGGTTAACAAAAaccacaaagtgcaaaaaaaCTCCACTTCTTTCTCGATTTCTCCTGCCAAGCTTGATTATGTTCTGTCTTGTCTATATTTAAAACTGCCTGCAGGCAGAACCATATGTGTGCGCGCATATGTGTGTCCTTATCGTGGTAATCTCAAATGAGGCGGACTAATTTCAGCTCAGTATTTTGGGGAACCGGGCTCCACTCTCTCTACGGTGCCTTTGACCTGGGCTGTGTTTGTGCTGGCCGGCCAGCAgtacccccctcccccctttttcCTGATGTCCAGCCTCCGTGGCACCACCCTTTACACCTTAATCTCAGTTTTGTAAACCGCAGGAGACGAAATTTAGTTGCTTCATTGAAATAATCCATCCCTGCTTGACATTAGGGGTGTCTAAATTACTCGATTAGTAGCAAACAAACACAATTGTAACACCTTGTTTGTGGTTTTACAATTAGTATTTTCATGGACACctaaaataaattggaaaaaaaaaaaaaaaaaaaagagtacctTCCTGAGTGTTTGACCTCATGTATATGAGCGATTTCATTTCATGAATTGTGGCATCGCAGCTTCTTTTTTGAGAATTGCCTGCGCTGACATTGCTAGGACAAGTGAATAACTATGCTAATGTGAATGGGGTCTCTGTGTGTAGATTTGAGGAGTAATGACCTGCGTGGGGCTCAAGCTAGAGTGTGAAATGAAGCGGTTCAAAGATGTTGACCTGTTACACACGAGATTTTAAATCTCCATTGCCCCCGGCACTCTGTTATACTAATGACAAAATTACTGTAGCTAACATATAAGCTTTCTGTGAAAGAACCATTGTTTTGAAACTCTTGACGGTGACACTAGTCACCTTatctaaaatgaatgaatggcctccatatgttaaaaacaaatccGAACTGCATACTTCAGGAGTAGTTCACCCATGAATgacaaaaatctgtcatttactcacccttgtgtcattccaaaccagcatttctttattttgtggaagatgatattttgaaaaactgcTTTTGTCAGTTGCTCTTGACAACAGTTGAACAACAATAGACTCCACTGACAAAATgtacagaattgtcattttagggtgaacAATCCCCTCAAAGTTGTGAAATTACAGTCTGTCATCGtgtaaataaaatagtgtttacattttttttattaaaaaaaggcatgaaatacaattatatttgaacaaaaacatttccTTTCTTGAAGAAAGTGATAGCTGTATAATTTCTAGTTTAGTAacataaaaagctttttaaagaaccaaaatttaaaaaaaaaagcaattaccCGTGAACGGAGGGATCTTTAAAAGTGACTTGCGGGTGAGAGACCCTGGCATTGCACAGAATGAGGGTGGCAAGCTTTCTTGAAGATCAACTAGCTTGAACATTGACCTTGATATTCTTTGAAACAGAAGCTTGGCCTCAGCTTTACTGAATCTTAGCGTTCACTTTACTTTAGCTTAGTTTAGCTTAGGTTAGCTAAAGTTAAGCTTAGATTTAGCTTAATTCATACCTTAGAAGGCCTACATAACCTGAAGATTTAAACTAAACCTTACACAAAACGATTCAAGGACAGCATCTTCGCTAAGCTAACAAAAGACACATCGTACTCCGCACTGTAGATAAACAacaaagctaaaactaaaacaaaagacTTTAGTGATTATATTCCCAAAAATATGCTGAGTTCTATGTTTCACTACTGTGCAATCAACGGGTCACTGAATTTTTCTCAAAGACAAAGTTTGGATCAGCTTATATTTCTTTCTTGGATAAATAATCTTTATAGCATAAAGTTCACATGCCTCTTTAGCTGGcctgaaacaaaatatatattcatataaaaatctTTCACAAGACAAAATTACAAGTTAAGGAAGGGCTAATAGCTTAGCACACTCGTGTGCTCTTTCCCCATAATCAAGTCAGATAAGGTGTAGCaccaaatatttttgtttgtcttttctttagCTGTTTGGGAAAGGGGTGAGCTTTTTGTCGACGCTATGCTAATAAGCTAACGTGTGGGCTACCTCTCTGGCACCCTCCACCTTTCAAGTCTTTTCTCAGGAGGTCAGTTTTGAGACAACAACACTAGCCCTGGTTATCCAACATGGCCACCATGTTAGCCTGTAGCTTTTCTACTGGGGCGATCGATATGGATTTTTAGAGAGGCAGAGGGCGAAAACACCTGCGACACATTTCCACATGGGTTTTGTTAAGGCATCGATTTCACAAACTGCCATAGCTACACCGATTTCGCAGCGGTAATTCAGGGCACTGTAGAGTTACGGTTACATTCAAACCCATAAACAGGATTTCGCGCAAAATACATGCTTTCAGCAAAGACTTAGAAATGTGATGGACAATGATAGTCAACGACTGGAGCAACAATCAAAGTGCTTCATGATGTTTTGAAAGTGAGATAATGCCCACGCGGAGCATATCAGTGCTGTCCCGACAACACAAGCTAAGAGCTCTGCGTCCGATGTAAGATAATATAAACAAAAGGGGCGTTCATCTAAATATGTCCTGGTATAGAATCGTTTACAATTGGTCGAATTGTTTTATCTATCTGTTAGCCTAGTGACAGGCTGGAGTATATGTTCAGGAGGGGCCAAAGTGCATGAAGTGCTTGTGCTTCAGATGGAGTCTATGGCTGGAGCCGCCTAGTGCCACTGAGCATGCCCAGTTTAAACGACCCTACACCAGGAGGGCAGAAACCGGAAGTAGGACTTAGAGAGAGCCGCTGGCAGAGAGCAATACACGCTGTAGCAGAAGAGAGAGACTGAACAAGTACACAACCTCCCTCATGTACACAAGAGTACATTTGCTCAGACATAGTGTGCCATTACGGAGTTAAAATTTGCTTGTACTTTTGACTATGTTCACACTTCCCTCTCAGGATACAGTCCAAAACTGAAGACATGACACGCTCTCTGTCTCCTCTTCTCGTTCTCCCTACTCTCCTGAAGTGTAAAGTGAGGTTCTGGTCACGTGAGTCCATGCCTCAGCATACAAGTGGGAGGTCAGCTTTGGGACAGCACTTTTGAATTTGTATTCATGTAGTTCTTCAGGGGAGATATCTCTCTTTGTCTCCCTGTTTCCACCGCTCTGCCTCTATCTTCCCTTCACTTTGTCTCCATGTTAATGCAGTGGACTTTCTCCTTTCCATCGTAGCCGGGTATGGGTTGTCCATACTTGTCCACGCACGAGCAGTAGCCTCTTCTGCGCCCTTTGGATGGACGGCACTGCGGAGAGAGTGGGTGAGACAGGAAGAGAATGCATAACCATATGATATTTGGACGGGTATATGCAAAACAGACAACATGCTCCAAATGGAAGAGACAGTggcataaacacatttctcaTCGCATTGCACTTAGGTGAGAGCGAGTAACACGGATACTAGAGCCAGAGAGAGAACGAGGGAGAGAGATTGGGGTAAAGGAATGCCAGAGGGGATTTAAGGGGAAGTATGGAAGCAAAAGAGGGACAGAGCAAGTGAAAtctgttgaaatatatataatttgcacaACTATATAAAAATcccatttaatttatattcagtGTGTGAATTATTCAACGGCTTTTGGGGAgtgtcaatttaaatttttagggtgtaattatttatttttattatttttatgtgaatccTAATATCCCCTCACAAAGATCTATCCCTCTTGGACCTCAAAGCAATTCTACTGGCTGagacaaaaaatttaattgataagcccaaagtatactttttatttactatttattttattttttttcgtgaATGCTAGGTTATGCGTACTGTGTGCAATGCAAATTTTATCATCAGAAcactaattctattttaaatgagtACAAAGTCATTTTTATCACACAACTTTTGAAGTGAAAAGGCACAGACATTGGACAAGAATGAATCTTTCTAGTGCATTTGTGTCAAATGTTTCACGCACAATCTGTGTCGAACTATTTGCGTATGCTAATGCTACATGCTAATGTATGTGTTAAAAACATTATACTGTGCCTGAAATTATAGAAAAGAAGATCGTTTTACAGTGTATATCGTCTTAATGATGATGAAGTGATACCttacatttaacattacattacagaagctaatgttcaaattaaacatttcccattttttgtgtttttagtaagCCTTTGGTTAGAAAGCTATcagctttttccacatttttacatGCACACTAGGTTGTATGTGAAAAATGTGTACATAAATGTGTCATCATCAGTATAGAACTCGCTTGATTTTTCTTGCACAAGAACAACAGAAAAAGAGATGGAACAATAATAACATCAGCAATAAACTACTggaaacatcaacaacaacagaagCCTGCACTTGTGtgagtacaaagacatttttattgctcATACCTTTTGCAGAGAAATAGCGCAAACACTGGACAAGGATGAAATAGGCACATGCTAAGCCTTTGTATCAAAACTGAACATACAGTACTTAGTCTACTAGCTTAGCACTTGCAAAAGCTAGTTAAGAAAAGCTCTTTTGATTAGCTAACTTAAGATATTCTTAATTGCGATGAACATGTCTGTGTATGTGCTATCTAATATGGATCCCTCAAACAGAATGATTGTATAAGTTTTACTAAATTTAtctaaattttttaaatctttaacaaatgAATAGGCTATAACTTTAAATGTTTTACCATTACAACAACTAAGAACGAATGTCACATTGAATATCAAAACATGCTTGGGCCTATCTCATGGCTGAGTGTAGTTATTGCGTGTAGCATGTTTCTCTCGTGCTTGTCTTTCTCTCCTTTGGCAGTGAGTTAGAGATATGTGCAAAACAAATATCACATCTAAGCTGAAAGAATGCATGCCTGCCACTCacagtgagtgtgtttatgtgtttatgagaaatataaaaaattaagtgcATCAAACAAACTGTCTTCTGTGGTTTAGGGGAATTTAACGGACACAGCaaggtgtacacacacacacacacacacacacacacacacacacacacacacacacacacacatactgtactgtaaaatgatctgcagtgtgtttgcatttgctgattatttttacatgcaagtTTTGTCAACTTGTGAATATCAAAATtcataaacatacacatacaacCAAGTTTTGCTTTTATGAGAGGTTTAAATGCATGTTTCTGTCAGCCTGCTGCTGATGAAACTGTGATTTTATGTTCATGTTA
The sequence above is drawn from the Cyprinus carpio isolate SPL01 chromosome B20, ASM1834038v1, whole genome shotgun sequence genome and encodes:
- the LOC109104741 gene encoding insulin-like growth factor-binding protein 1, with the protein product MNRLLLNFFWAAAFSALLSAPGLRASPVVGQEPIRCAPCSPERLAECPAVDASCEEVLKETGCGCCLACALKRGDSCGIYTAPCGSGLRCLPKPGEARPLHALTRGHGVCTETPEPDQNQSDNTPDLPESHNGPTAVNEGGSTVFVPGHGKPFDPRVITAKESMKAKGNAIRKKLVELGPCHIELQTALEKITKSQQKLGDKMTRFYLPNCDKHGHYKVKQCESSLDGQRGKCWCVSSWNGKKIPGSSDLPADAECPEELNH